A single window of Sphingobium sp. SCG-1 DNA harbors:
- a CDS encoding NAD-dependent succinate-semialdehyde dehydrogenase, whose translation MQSASKSIQDIPYAQFNNLLIGSAWQQGGQTGRISVEDPSTGEHINDVADATVADAAAAVDAAAAAAEGWAATAPRERGEILRRCFELMIRDADQLARLISLENGKALKDARSEVLYAAEFFRWFAEEAVRISGDLAIAPGGANRILVQYQPIGVSLLITPWNFPAAMATRKIAPALAAGCTCILKPATETPLTAYAMGALCLEAGVPAGVINIITSSATSEVVNALLSDKRVRKLSFTGSTEVGRILLRKAADQVINCSMELGGNAPFIVFDDADIEKAVAGGMIAKMRNGGEACTAANRFYVQRGAADKFSRRFAEAMEGLRVGPGADPSTDCGPLVNAKAVSKVDELVKDAVRRSARIVCGGSPIDGAGYFYAPTVLLDMPADADITREEIFGPVAPIYIFDTEEEAIQLANDTEYGLVSYVYTEDLRRGLRVSEKLEAGMIAINRGLVSDPAAPFGGVKQSGLGREGAHHGILEFMEAKYIATDW comes from the coding sequence GTGCAATCTGCCTCGAAATCCATCCAAGATATTCCGTACGCGCAATTTAACAACCTGCTGATCGGAAGCGCATGGCAACAGGGCGGCCAAACTGGCCGCATTTCCGTGGAGGACCCATCGACGGGCGAGCACATCAACGACGTCGCCGACGCGACAGTCGCCGACGCTGCCGCCGCGGTTGACGCAGCTGCAGCCGCCGCAGAAGGCTGGGCCGCTACGGCGCCTCGCGAACGTGGCGAGATCCTGCGCCGATGCTTTGAACTCATGATCCGGGATGCGGATCAGCTGGCGCGATTGATTTCGCTCGAGAACGGCAAGGCACTCAAGGATGCGCGTAGCGAGGTGCTCTATGCGGCCGAGTTTTTCCGCTGGTTCGCCGAAGAGGCTGTGCGGATCAGCGGTGACCTTGCGATCGCTCCAGGCGGTGCGAACCGGATCCTGGTTCAATACCAGCCCATAGGCGTGTCCTTGCTGATCACGCCCTGGAATTTTCCTGCCGCTATGGCGACCCGGAAGATCGCGCCGGCGCTCGCGGCCGGATGCACATGCATCCTCAAGCCGGCGACCGAGACGCCGCTAACCGCCTACGCCATGGGCGCATTGTGCCTCGAGGCGGGAGTGCCCGCCGGTGTTATCAATATCATAACCTCATCGGCAACGAGCGAAGTCGTCAACGCTTTACTGAGCGACAAACGAGTGCGCAAATTGTCCTTCACCGGTTCAACAGAAGTCGGCCGCATCCTCCTGCGCAAGGCGGCTGATCAAGTCATAAACTGCTCAATGGAACTCGGCGGCAATGCGCCCTTCATCGTTTTTGACGATGCCGATATTGAAAAGGCCGTCGCGGGCGGGATGATCGCAAAGATGCGTAACGGGGGTGAGGCATGCACAGCGGCCAATCGCTTCTATGTGCAACGGGGCGCGGCAGACAAGTTCAGTCGGCGCTTTGCAGAGGCGATGGAGGGGCTGCGGGTCGGGCCGGGCGCCGATCCTTCCACGGATTGCGGACCGCTCGTAAACGCCAAGGCCGTCAGCAAGGTTGACGAGCTCGTCAAGGATGCCGTGCGACGCAGCGCTCGTATTGTCTGCGGCGGCAGCCCGATTGATGGCGCCGGATACTTCTACGCACCGACGGTCCTACTCGACATGCCCGCCGATGCCGACATTACGCGCGAGGAAATATTCGGCCCAGTTGCACCAATCTATATCTTCGATACGGAAGAAGAGGCGATCCAACTCGCCAATGACACCGAATATGGCCTCGTATCCTATGTGTACACGGAGGACCTGCGACGAGGGCTTCGCGTCTCGGAAAAGCTTGAGGCGGGAATGATCGCGATCAATCGCGGCCTTGTTTCAGACCCGGCGGCTCCGTTTGGAGGGGTGAAGCAGAGCGGGCTGGGTCGCGAGGGCGCGCATCACGGCATCCTTGAATTCATGGAAGCGAAGTATATCGCGACCGACTGGTGA
- a CDS encoding MFS transporter, translated as MTKPLAPAGRLSRTICVGWGLGTLAPAMVLMACNVLLLRYLTDQVGVAAALASTLIAVSKLVDAILDPLMGYASDRTKNKRGRRRPYLILGGVLLAMSVVGLFTIPSFTDADLRAVYVGGVLLFYAIAYTVFNIPYLAMPAEMTTDYHERSYLMSFRVYALGLGAIAGAVIGPMLLAALGGGSKAYLAMALVFVPLILASAWASFYYTRNAPFAPSEPGSRLPIAEQIHSILSNRPFVVLIAAKFLTLLLMGIQSVFAFYFTYVLKLSDAYLGQYFLAFSLGTIVSQPLWLKVARWTGSKRNTFIAALLLGIPAYLSWLAATPGESSVFILLRALVIGASGGGAVLMGQSLLPDTMEYDYRRTGQRREGIYAGFFTTAEKLSGALGIALVGAILGAAGYVQSQGRPVAQPQSAIEAIYAIMALLPVLINILTILCLSFYSLSEERLKTTGRLVSNHEA; from the coding sequence ATGACAAAGCCACTTGCGCCCGCAGGCCGGTTATCGCGGACGATTTGCGTGGGCTGGGGCCTAGGCACGCTGGCTCCAGCGATGGTACTCATGGCATGCAACGTGCTCTTGTTGCGCTACCTAACCGATCAGGTCGGGGTGGCGGCCGCGCTCGCGTCGACGCTGATCGCCGTCTCCAAGCTGGTCGATGCCATTCTCGATCCTTTGATGGGATATGCGTCAGACAGAACGAAGAATAAAAGAGGCAGGCGTAGACCCTATTTGATTCTGGGGGGCGTGCTCTTGGCGATGTCGGTCGTCGGTTTGTTTACGATCCCGTCGTTCACCGACGCGGATTTGCGTGCAGTGTATGTCGGTGGGGTCCTCCTATTCTACGCTATTGCTTATACCGTCTTCAATATTCCATACCTCGCGATGCCCGCGGAAATGACCACCGACTACCATGAGCGCTCGTATCTCATGAGCTTTCGTGTCTATGCCCTTGGGTTGGGCGCGATCGCGGGAGCCGTCATCGGCCCTATGCTTCTGGCGGCACTCGGCGGTGGATCGAAGGCCTATCTCGCAATGGCCCTGGTGTTCGTCCCGCTCATCCTCGCCTCGGCCTGGGCGAGCTTTTACTATACTCGAAATGCGCCGTTCGCACCGTCGGAACCGGGTTCGCGCCTGCCAATAGCCGAACAAATTCACTCGATTCTTTCCAATCGCCCGTTCGTGGTGCTGATTGCAGCGAAATTCCTAACACTACTGTTGATGGGCATTCAGTCAGTGTTCGCTTTCTATTTTACCTATGTACTCAAGCTATCGGACGCTTATCTCGGCCAGTATTTCCTTGCATTTTCGCTAGGGACGATAGTTTCGCAGCCACTCTGGCTCAAGGTTGCACGCTGGACAGGTAGCAAGCGGAACACGTTCATCGCAGCACTATTGCTCGGCATCCCTGCCTATCTTTCCTGGCTGGCTGCAACACCCGGCGAATCGTCGGTATTCATTCTCTTGCGAGCGCTCGTCATAGGCGCATCGGGCGGCGGTGCGGTGTTGATGGGACAATCCCTTCTACCCGACACAATGGAATATGACTACCGCAGGACCGGTCAACGCCGCGAGGGCATCTACGCAGGATTCTTCACGACCGCCGAAAAACTCTCGGGCGCGCTGGGGATCGCGCTGGTTGGCGCGATCCTAGGCGCAGCGGGATACGTCCAGTCGCAGGGTAGGCCCGTGGCGCAGCCACAATCGGCCATCGAGGCAATTTATGCCATCATGGCTTTGCTGCCCGTGCTGATCAACATTCTCACGATCCTTTGCCTCAGCTTCTACTCGCTCAGCGAAGAGCGTCTCAAGACAACGGGCCGGCTGGTCTCGAACCACGAGGCCTAG
- a CDS encoding TetR/AcrR family transcriptional regulator, giving the protein MRKINPDQHRQKREDILAAAAHCFARHGFRGASIASICGEAGISPGHLYHYFESKEDIVEAIADTVVDRAAERFAEAASGGSVISTLVSQLEWSLARPGHFGTLLYFDMLAESGRTAGIARLLHNHHRKLSALLVDLLRHGQRQGEVEQSLDLDVTARMLMSVLEGSKTLALGEARRDGPAYIASFSRLLARFLMPSERA; this is encoded by the coding sequence GTGAGAAAAATAAATCCAGATCAACATAGACAGAAACGGGAAGATATCCTCGCCGCCGCGGCCCACTGTTTCGCGCGCCATGGCTTTCGCGGGGCGTCCATCGCAAGCATCTGCGGCGAAGCGGGGATCAGTCCTGGACACCTGTATCATTATTTTGAGAGCAAGGAGGATATCGTCGAAGCCATAGCCGATACGGTCGTCGACCGTGCGGCGGAGCGGTTCGCGGAGGCAGCGTCGGGTGGATCGGTGATCAGTACGCTTGTCTCCCAGCTCGAGTGGAGCCTTGCACGTCCTGGTCATTTCGGCACTCTTCTGTATTTCGACATGCTCGCAGAGTCGGGCCGAACCGCCGGGATCGCACGCCTACTGCACAACCATCATCGCAAGCTGAGCGCTCTCCTCGTCGATCTCCTGCGTCATGGTCAGCGGCAAGGCGAGGTCGAGCAGTCACTCGACCTCGACGTGACTGCACGAATGTTGATGAGCGTGTTGGAGGGATCAAAAACCCTCGCTTTGGGCGAAGCGCGTCGGGATGGCCCAGCCTATATCGCGTCCTTCAGCAGGCTTCTGGCGCGCTTCCTCATGCCTTCGGAACGCGCCTGA
- the eat gene encoding ethanolamine permease, with product MEHKSKSHLQRRLGTFHLWGIAVGLVISGEYFGWSFGWATAGTLGFLVSTVAVAAMYLTFIFSYTELTAAIPNAGGPFAYATRAFGLWGGAIAGFATLIEFLFAPPAIALAIGAYLHMQFPQIDPKLASVAAYILFMAVNIAGIEIAATFELVVTLVAVAELLVFMGVTAPIFELKSFVSGGWSGADHFTPAAISGIFAALPFAIWFFLAIEGVAMAAEEAKDPGRTIPRAYITGILTLTVLAFGVMIFVGGSGDWAALASVNDPLPQAMKRAVGESSGWLHMLVWLGLFGLIASFHGIIMGYARQIFALARAGLLPLVFARLHPRFKTPHIATIAGGLVGIGAIYSDNFVQIAGQSLTASIVTLSVFGALILYIISMAALFKLRKSEPDLDRPFVAPFYPAFPAFALLMASVTIVTMVWFNPQLAAIFVAMLALAVFAAARRKRRPPTLA from the coding sequence ATGGAGCACAAATCAAAAAGCCACCTGCAAAGACGCCTTGGCACCTTCCATTTGTGGGGCATAGCGGTTGGCCTCGTCATATCAGGCGAATATTTTGGCTGGAGCTTTGGCTGGGCGACAGCTGGAACGCTAGGCTTTCTCGTTTCCACCGTCGCGGTGGCGGCGATGTATCTCACATTTATCTTCTCTTACACCGAATTGACCGCCGCAATTCCCAACGCCGGCGGACCGTTTGCGTATGCGACGCGTGCTTTCGGCCTCTGGGGCGGCGCGATCGCCGGGTTCGCGACACTCATCGAGTTTCTGTTCGCACCTCCGGCAATCGCCCTCGCGATTGGCGCCTATCTCCACATGCAGTTTCCCCAGATCGACCCCAAGCTGGCCTCTGTCGCGGCCTATATTCTCTTCATGGCCGTGAATATTGCAGGGATAGAGATCGCCGCGACGTTCGAATTGGTCGTCACCCTGGTAGCGGTCGCCGAGTTGCTCGTCTTCATGGGCGTAACAGCTCCAATTTTCGAGCTTAAAAGCTTCGTTTCGGGAGGCTGGTCCGGGGCGGATCACTTCACGCCTGCCGCGATCAGCGGGATTTTCGCGGCCCTACCTTTCGCGATCTGGTTCTTTCTGGCGATCGAGGGCGTCGCGATGGCCGCCGAGGAAGCGAAAGATCCTGGCCGTACCATACCCCGGGCCTATATTACCGGTATTCTCACGCTGACGGTCCTCGCCTTTGGCGTGATGATTTTCGTGGGCGGTTCCGGGGACTGGGCGGCGTTAGCGAGCGTCAATGACCCGCTACCACAGGCAATGAAGCGTGCGGTTGGAGAATCGAGCGGCTGGCTGCATATGCTCGTCTGGTTAGGTCTTTTCGGCCTGATAGCGTCATTTCATGGCATCATCATGGGCTATGCGCGCCAGATCTTCGCCCTGGCGCGGGCGGGCCTGCTGCCGCTGGTGTTCGCGCGATTGCATCCGAGGTTCAAGACGCCTCATATTGCAACCATCGCGGGTGGACTGGTGGGTATTGGAGCGATCTACAGCGACAATTTCGTCCAGATCGCAGGTCAATCCCTAACAGCAAGCATCGTGACGCTCTCGGTGTTCGGCGCCCTCATACTCTACATCATTTCCATGGCAGCGCTGTTCAAACTTCGGAAATCTGAGCCGGACCTCGATCGTCCTTTCGTAGCGCCCTTCTATCCAGCCTTTCCGGCGTTCGCGCTTCTGATGGCCTCGGTCACGATCGTGACAATGGTCTGGTTCAATCCACAGCTCGCCGCCATCTTCGTAGCGATGCTCGCCCTTGCCGTGTTTGCCGCGGCGCGCCGGAAGAGGCGCCCTCCAACACTCGCCTGA
- the eutC gene encoding ethanolamine ammonia-lyase subunit EutC: MTRAMGERSEPSASLIPSEAQEQEEFWRRLRDATPARIGLGRVGAVPPLDALLDFQLAHARARDAVQSGLDTKSLALELAPLPVLHVRSAAADRATYLRRPDLGRQLSEVSLAGLPSDESCDILFIVGDGLSAKAVEDRGASLVKACIAQLSDFAIGPVILAEQARVALADPIGERLNAALSVMIIGERPGLTIADSLGIYLTFAPQRGRRDSERNCISNIHGRGGTPQDVAAASLARLIKQAFRLQLSGVNLKDDQPSLIKEGGMKHERLTRGAEQN, encoded by the coding sequence GTGACGCGCGCTATGGGGGAACGATCGGAGCCTAGCGCCAGCCTCATTCCGTCCGAGGCACAGGAGCAGGAGGAATTCTGGCGCAGGCTGCGTGACGCGACCCCCGCCCGGATCGGGCTGGGCCGGGTGGGTGCAGTCCCCCCTCTCGATGCGCTGCTCGACTTTCAGTTAGCGCACGCGCGCGCGCGCGACGCGGTTCAGTCGGGCCTTGATACGAAATCCCTAGCGCTGGAACTTGCGCCCCTGCCCGTCCTGCACGTGCGCAGCGCGGCCGCAGATCGTGCGACCTATCTGCGCCGGCCCGATCTGGGGCGGCAGCTGTCCGAAGTTTCTCTCGCGGGACTGCCGTCTGACGAGAGCTGCGACATCCTTTTCATCGTTGGCGATGGCCTCTCCGCGAAAGCCGTTGAGGATAGGGGTGCGTCGCTGGTCAAAGCCTGCATCGCCCAGCTATCGGACTTCGCAATCGGTCCCGTCATTCTTGCCGAGCAGGCTCGGGTGGCATTGGCAGATCCGATAGGTGAGCGCCTAAATGCGGCCCTTAGCGTGATGATCATCGGGGAGCGGCCAGGCCTTACGATCGCGGACAGCCTTGGGATCTATCTCACCTTTGCGCCGCAACGTGGTCGGAGGGATTCGGAGCGAAACTGTATATCCAATATCCACGGCCGCGGCGGGACACCGCAGGATGTGGCGGCGGCGTCTTTGGCGCGGCTCATCAAGCAGGCGTTTCGTTTGCAGCTGTCCGGGGTCAATTTGAAGGACGACCAACCATCCCTGATAAAAGAGGGAGGGATGAAGCACGAGAGGCTGACAAGGGGCGCCGAACAGAACTGA
- a CDS encoding ethanolamine ammonia-lyase subunit EutB → MKYRCDLGGERHNFVDLRQVLGAASPPRSGDELAGIAARSATERIAARDILADLPLNTFLNETVVPYEDDEVTRLIIDSHDQAAYSTVASLTVGELRDWLLHSDTSTDDLAKVSAGLTPEMVAAVSKLMRNQDLIAVGSKCNVVTAFRSTIGLEGRLSTRLQPNHPADDLEGIAASVLDGLLYGVGDAVIGVNPATDNVPNAIAILQMLDELRDSYDIPTQTCVLTHVTNAIEMMNRRAPVDLVFQSIAGSEMANRGFGVDLGILREAQEAALALRRGEQNVMYFETGQGAALSADAHHGVDQQTMETRAYAVARTFSPLLVNTVVGFIGPEYLYDGKQIIRAALEDHFCGKLLGLPMGCDACYTNHAEADQDDMDILMTVLTLAGCTFLIAVPGSDDIMLGYQSLSNHDAVFLREQLGVRAAPEFEDWLERMGVVGPLGAIRAQAGSPPARRLR, encoded by the coding sequence TTGAAGTATCGATGCGATCTTGGCGGAGAGCGGCATAATTTTGTCGATCTGCGTCAGGTCTTAGGCGCGGCTTCACCGCCGCGCTCGGGTGACGAGCTTGCCGGGATTGCGGCGAGGAGCGCCACCGAACGCATCGCGGCCCGCGATATTCTCGCGGACCTTCCGCTTAACACGTTCCTCAATGAAACGGTCGTGCCGTACGAAGACGATGAAGTCACTAGGCTCATCATAGACAGCCATGATCAGGCCGCCTATTCGACAGTGGCTTCATTGACCGTTGGGGAGTTGCGGGACTGGCTGCTGCACTCCGACACATCGACGGATGATCTTGCGAAAGTCTCGGCTGGCCTGACCCCCGAGATGGTCGCGGCCGTGTCAAAGCTGATGCGAAATCAGGACCTCATTGCGGTCGGCAGCAAATGCAATGTGGTCACGGCGTTTCGATCGACCATCGGCCTTGAGGGCCGCCTGTCGACGCGTTTGCAGCCAAACCACCCGGCAGACGATCTCGAGGGGATAGCGGCCAGTGTCCTCGATGGTCTTCTCTACGGTGTCGGCGACGCGGTGATCGGGGTCAATCCGGCGACCGACAACGTGCCGAACGCGATCGCAATTCTCCAGATGCTCGACGAACTTCGCGACAGCTATGATATACCCACACAGACATGCGTTCTCACGCATGTCACCAATGCGATTGAGATGATGAACCGACGGGCGCCGGTCGATCTTGTTTTTCAATCTATCGCGGGAAGCGAAATGGCCAACCGGGGTTTTGGCGTGGATCTTGGAATCCTTCGTGAGGCGCAGGAGGCCGCCCTTGCCCTGAGACGCGGTGAACAAAACGTCATGTATTTCGAAACTGGCCAGGGCGCGGCGCTTTCTGCGGACGCCCACCACGGCGTGGATCAGCAAACCATGGAAACGCGGGCATATGCCGTCGCACGCACGTTTTCCCCGCTCCTGGTGAACACGGTGGTCGGTTTTATCGGGCCGGAATATCTGTACGACGGGAAGCAAATCATCAGGGCGGCCTTGGAAGATCATTTTTGCGGCAAGCTGCTGGGGCTGCCAATGGGTTGCGACGCTTGTTATACCAACCATGCTGAAGCCGATCAGGATGACATGGACATTTTGATGACGGTGCTGACGCTCGCGGGGTGCACATTTCTCATCGCCGTCCCAGGAAGCGACGACATCATGCTGGGCTATCAAAGCCTGTCGAACCATGACGCTGTGTTCCTTCGCGAACAGCTCGGCGTGCGCGCGGCGCCCGAGTTTGAAGACTGGCTCGAAAGGATGGGCGTTGTGGGACCGCTGGGCGCGATACGGGCTCAGGCCGGATCGCCGCCAGCCCGCCGGCTTCGGTGA
- a CDS encoding TonB-dependent receptor — protein sequence MYKTWLMACVAITPGVAFAQSASENGLQDIVVTAQRRPETAQKAAVAINVVSGTSLLDAGITQSDQLGKAVPALTIQRIGPQSAAFIRGVGNFSVTSQSDPAVAFNYDGVYVGRTTATTTSFFDLDRIEVLKGPQGTLYGRNATAGAINILPAQPKFGTNSGYVTASYGNYQALTTEGAVNLALGDDIAIRASGTVIHRDGYLEDGTSDDKSQGARLQLKAALTPSLTARLAFDYSHIGGNGLGLSYLNSFACSAATKSCQVTPVGIPLAQGNHSIASQAYWQSRPVLTVAGRTMDAFPALFRDASFYGYTGTIEYDTGRGVLTVVPAIRIDNDRHLTPSGGFPALSDEKHDQYSVETRFAGKIAPFDYTVGFFYFREKSRALTGANTGGFSASFQSPLNVETKSYAPFLRLTANVSSALRLVGGVRYTHDDKTSDATVTSFTEICVIARCPTAILPPAVLTASQLPFAVPAAGGAPVPGPTPGTIITRSDIAFDQAKTFSKVTWRAAIEYNAAPASLLYASAESGFRSGGFSTSVGYETYDPEYITAYTLGAKNRFFNNILQLNLELFWWNYTNQQVAKPGVDRAGRPGNFTQNIGKSRIRGFELEGRLLITPTTEISGDVQYLDTRFTSFVYQTAKSLGYPRTLCDVSDSVADTTSYDVNCSGMPAYNAPKWTINLAARKSVPVGDYKVAFGVDTQFKTGRFINADFGPEQYQPSFWTTNAQVSFGPSDNRWSVQAFVRNLQNDRTLTAVIGFLGLQSAYISPPRTYGLRGSAKF from the coding sequence ATGTACAAGACATGGCTTATGGCTTGTGTGGCCATCACGCCGGGCGTCGCGTTCGCGCAAAGCGCCTCTGAGAACGGCCTTCAGGATATCGTCGTTACCGCGCAGCGCCGCCCCGAAACGGCGCAAAAGGCCGCCGTGGCAATTAATGTGGTCTCTGGGACGAGCCTACTTGATGCGGGCATCACCCAGTCGGACCAACTCGGGAAAGCGGTTCCCGCATTGACCATTCAGCGGATTGGGCCCCAAAGCGCCGCGTTCATTCGCGGCGTCGGAAATTTCTCGGTGACATCCCAGAGCGACCCGGCGGTCGCCTTCAACTATGATGGTGTATATGTGGGCCGCACCACGGCGACCACCACTTCCTTCTTCGATCTCGACCGCATCGAGGTGCTCAAAGGGCCGCAAGGCACGCTCTACGGTCGCAACGCCACGGCAGGCGCAATCAATATCCTTCCAGCTCAACCTAAATTTGGCACCAATTCGGGTTACGTCACCGCCTCCTACGGAAACTATCAGGCACTCACCACCGAGGGCGCCGTCAACCTGGCACTCGGCGACGACATAGCCATCCGGGCTTCGGGCACGGTCATTCACCGCGACGGTTATCTGGAGGACGGCACGTCCGACGACAAATCGCAAGGCGCGCGCCTCCAGCTCAAGGCCGCTCTCACACCTTCGCTGACAGCGCGCCTGGCCTTTGATTACTCGCATATCGGCGGAAATGGCCTGGGTCTGAGCTATCTAAACAGTTTCGCCTGCAGCGCGGCAACCAAGAGCTGTCAGGTGACCCCCGTGGGCATTCCTTTGGCGCAAGGCAATCACTCCATCGCCTCGCAGGCATACTGGCAGTCGCGCCCCGTCCTGACGGTCGCGGGCCGCACCATGGACGCGTTCCCAGCCTTGTTCCGAGATGCCAGCTTTTATGGCTATACCGGCACAATCGAATATGACACCGGGCGTGGCGTCCTGACCGTCGTTCCGGCCATACGCATCGACAATGACCGTCATCTCACCCCGAGCGGGGGTTTCCCGGCACTCTCTGACGAGAAGCATGACCAGTACAGTGTCGAAACTCGCTTCGCCGGCAAGATCGCGCCTTTCGACTACACGGTCGGTTTCTTTTACTTCCGTGAGAAATCACGAGCGCTCACTGGCGCGAACACGGGAGGCTTCTCGGCGAGTTTTCAAAGTCCGCTCAATGTGGAAACCAAATCCTATGCGCCGTTCCTGCGCCTGACTGCAAACGTCAGTTCTGCCCTGCGGCTCGTTGGGGGCGTGAGATACACGCATGATGACAAGACTTCGGACGCTACGGTAACGAGCTTCACCGAAATATGCGTCATCGCGCGGTGCCCGACGGCTATCCTCCCGCCAGCTGTTCTCACTGCGTCTCAGCTTCCGTTTGCCGTACCTGCCGCGGGCGGAGCGCCCGTGCCGGGACCGACACCTGGCACCATCATCACTCGCTCCGACATCGCGTTCGATCAGGCGAAAACGTTCAGCAAGGTAACTTGGCGGGCTGCCATAGAATATAACGCAGCACCCGCCTCTCTGCTTTACGCCAGCGCGGAATCCGGGTTTCGTTCTGGCGGGTTCAGCACATCTGTGGGCTACGAGACCTACGATCCCGAATATATCACTGCCTATACTCTCGGCGCGAAAAACCGCTTCTTCAACAATATCCTTCAGCTGAACCTCGAACTGTTCTGGTGGAACTATACCAATCAGCAAGTCGCCAAGCCTGGCGTCGACCGCGCCGGGCGACCAGGAAATTTCACGCAGAACATCGGCAAAAGCCGGATCAGGGGTTTCGAACTTGAAGGGCGGCTTTTGATAACGCCGACCACCGAAATTTCGGGTGACGTCCAGTATCTCGACACCCGATTTACCAGCTTCGTCTATCAAACGGCAAAATCGCTGGGATATCCCCGCACCTTGTGCGACGTGTCGGACAGCGTCGCGGACACCACCTCATACGATGTCAACTGCTCAGGCATGCCAGCCTATAACGCGCCCAAATGGACGATCAATCTGGCCGCGCGAAAGAGCGTCCCGGTCGGTGACTATAAAGTGGCTTTCGGCGTTGACACACAATTTAAGACCGGGAGATTCATAAACGCGGATTTTGGTCCGGAGCAATATCAGCCCTCCTTCTGGACGACGAACGCGCAGGTGAGCTTTGGACCTTCCGACAACCGTTGGTCAGTTCAGGCCTTTGTACGCAATCTCCAAAATGACCGAACACTTACCGCCGTCATTGGCTTCCTTGGCCTGCAGTCAGCCTATATCAGCCCTCCGCGCACATACGGGCTGCGCGGATCCGCCAAGTTCTAG